A single Dunckerocampus dactyliophorus isolate RoL2022-P2 chromosome 2, RoL_Ddac_1.1, whole genome shotgun sequence DNA region contains:
- the egr2b gene encoding early growth response protein 2b — translation MTAKTLEKVPLNLGGFESVYSVEDIATGLPTSVAVFPNSDLGAHYDQINVTADSLMSAEVSAERRSLDISYSNGFPQPSSSSSHRNQTFTYMGKFSIDSQYPTNWKPEGVINIVSGIFNVAHPPPPPPPPSSSSSASPASGGSPSHFSSGNLSCTMAAAHHNQAEIEHHQLYSPPPPYSSSACGEVYQDPSAFLSTSYPPPSYSSPKPHGGQDAPGLFPIIPDYPGFFQPACQRDMHAPSIQDRKPFGACPLDTFRVPPPLTPLNTIRNYTLGGPSTEAGAQPRLPSAYSPQNLPLRPILRPRKYPNRPSKTPIHERPYPCPAEGCDRRFSRSDELTRHIRIHTGHKPFQCRICMRNFSRSDHLTTHIRTHTGEKPFVCDFCGRKFARSDERKRHTKIHLRQKERKSSTVSSSSSCGSSALERAGGIGAPNAVCS, via the exons ATGACCGCTAAAACTCTGGAGAAGGTGCCTCTGAATCTCGGGGGGTTCGAGAGCGTGTACTCCGTGGAGGACATCGCCACCGGCTTGCCCACTTCGGTTGCTGTCTTTCCCAACTCTGACTTAGGAGCACATTACGACCAGATCAACGTGACTGCAG ATTCCCTAATGAGCGCAGAGGTGAGCGCAGAGAGGCGTTCTCTGGACATCTCATACTCCAACGGCTTCCCccagccttcttcttcttcttcgcacCGCAACCAGACTTTCACCTACATGGGGAAGTTCTCCATCGACTCCCAGTATCCCACAAACTGGAAGCCCGAAGGAGTCATCAACATCGTCTCGGGCATCTTCAACGTcgcccatcctcctcctcctccacctccaccatCCTCCTCATCGTCCGCTTCACCGGCTTCCGGTGGATCCCCCAGTCACTTTTCAAGCGGGAATTTAAGTTGCACCATGGCTGCAGCCCACCACAACCAAGCCGAGATAGAGCACCACCAGCTTTACTCCCCTCCACCGCCGTACTCCTCTTCCGCTTGCGGGGAAGTGTACCAGGATCCATCGGCGTTCCTCTCCACCTCCTACCCGCCACCCTCCTACTCTTCCCCCAAGCCGCACGGCGGCCAAGACGCGCCGGGACTCTTCCCAATCATCCCCGACTACCCTGGCTTCTTCCAGCCGGCTTGTCAGCGAGACATGCACGCTCCAAGCATCCAAGACCGGAAACCTTTCGGCGCATGTCCGCTTGATACATTCCGCGTGCCGCCACCCTTGACCCCGCTGAACACTATCAGAAATTACACTCTAGGTGGTCCTAGCACCGAGGCAGGAGCCCAACCAAGGCTCCCCTCCGCCTATAGCCCCCAGAACCTCCCTCTGAGGCCGATTCTGCGCCCCAGAAAGTACCCGAACAGACCCAGCAAGACGCCCATCCACGAGCGTCCATACCCGTGTCCGGCGGAGGGCTGCGACCGGCGCTTCTCCCGCTCCGACGAGCTGACCAGACACATTCGCATCCACACTGGACACAAGCCCTTCCAGTGCCGAATATGCATGCGCAACTTCAGCCGCAGCGACCACCTCACCACGCACATACGCACGCACACGGGGGAGAAGCCGTTCGTCTGCGACTTTTGCGGACGCAAGTTCGCGCGGAGCGACGAGCGGAAGAGGCACACAAAAATCCACCTGAGGCAAAAGGAGAGAAAGTCCTCCACCGTCTCCTCCTCGTCATCATGCGGCAGCTCCGCGTTAGAGCGCGCAGGCGGCATCGGCGCCCCCAATGCAGTTTGTTCCTAG